The Bdellovibrio bacteriovorus genome includes a region encoding these proteins:
- a CDS encoding redoxin domain-containing protein, whose amino-acid sequence MKKIFAMLLITCASSLAMAEAKIGSPAPDFSVVDATGKTHKLADYKGKYVVLEWYNKDCPYVRKHYDSKNMQKIQGDMTAKNIVWLSVISSAPGKQGHLAAADAVKNAQKEGSKASAILLDEKGAMGKAYGAKTTPHMYLIDPQGVLRYNGAIDSNDSADPKTIATSENYIVRAVASAEKGEKIAKETSKPYGCSVKY is encoded by the coding sequence ATGAAAAAAATCTTCGCAATGTTATTGATCACATGTGCAAGCTCTTTGGCGATGGCCGAAGCAAAAATAGGAAGCCCTGCTCCTGATTTTTCTGTCGTCGATGCCACAGGAAAAACACATAAACTTGCTGACTACAAAGGAAAGTATGTTGTGCTTGAGTGGTACAACAAGGATTGTCCTTACGTTCGCAAACATTACGACAGCAAAAACATGCAAAAGATCCAAGGTGACATGACCGCGAAAAACATCGTGTGGCTGTCGGTGATTTCTTCAGCTCCTGGCAAACAAGGTCATTTGGCCGCGGCTGATGCCGTGAAGAATGCACAGAAAGAAGGCTCCAAAGCTTCAGCTATCCTTCTTGATGAAAAAGGCGCGATGGGAAAAGCTTACGGAGCTAAAACCACTCCGCACATGTACCTGATCGACCCTCAAGGTGTCCTTCGTTATAACGGTGCTATCGACAGCAACGATTCTGCGGATCCTAAGACGATTGCAACTTCCGAAAACTACATTGTTCGTGCGGTAGCGAGTGCCGAAAAAGGCGAAAAGATCGCGAAAGAAACCAGCAAACCTTATGGTTGCAGTGTGAAATACTAA
- a CDS encoding protein-disulfide reductase DsbD family protein produces the protein MLFLARLFTALIMTYSCTSFAADTFHFPQGEVKLISSRTSWNENLKPSLGIHFRIKDHWHIYWKNSGDSGAAPKWNWSLTNAKITKEHWPLPERIPVEGLINFGYSNESLFVFDLEPEAKQNSVQASVHVEFLICKIECVPYFTELKTEIPYSAQRGPPSEVFSKFVYPASAPSSFSWVPQKLEGSTLKTVLNLSSQATPKNLEIFPEDGESFKASAPELIPEGNNFEINLALQDTSKTDFEGARFLLVTENADGKKQGYEISLQKTAPASLGFVVLWALLGGFILNFMPCVFPVLSIKVLSFLGPDKNAQSLRTSGLFYTLGVMMSFLILGGALMLLRAGGEQIGWGFQLQSPVIAAGISILFFWLGLNFLGTFEIGQSLTYLGAKKTSSDRAGSFLTGVLATVVATPCTAPFMGAALGASLAMPAASTLLVFAGLGLGMALPFFILAYFPKTIQYLPKPGAWMEKLKEFLAFPLFATVLWLLWVLSHQVTIASLLFLLGIYLFIALWIWTSRQVRNERWKQILLLLGFLFSFAVLVLMPQESVTSMKASQDEAWKTFSKESIAEDIAQGKAVFIDFTAAWCITCQVNKKLVLHTSEIQSAFTANAVQLYKADWTDKNPAITDALAGYGRNSLPLYVYYAAGSQKPQILPEILTKGIILELFNKEKEQ, from the coding sequence ATGCTTTTTCTTGCCCGACTTTTTACCGCTCTCATCATGACTTACTCTTGCACGTCCTTTGCGGCCGATACTTTTCATTTCCCCCAAGGGGAAGTAAAACTTATTTCGTCCCGGACCTCTTGGAATGAAAATCTGAAACCGTCTTTAGGTATTCATTTTAGAATTAAAGATCACTGGCATATATACTGGAAAAATTCGGGTGATTCCGGTGCGGCTCCGAAATGGAACTGGAGTTTAACAAACGCGAAGATTACGAAAGAGCATTGGCCTCTTCCGGAACGTATTCCCGTCGAAGGTCTGATCAACTTTGGTTACTCCAACGAATCTCTTTTTGTCTTCGATCTAGAACCTGAGGCAAAGCAGAATTCTGTTCAAGCTTCGGTCCATGTAGAGTTTCTTATTTGCAAAATCGAATGCGTTCCCTATTTCACGGAACTGAAGACCGAAATTCCCTATTCTGCTCAGCGAGGGCCTCCGTCAGAGGTTTTCTCGAAGTTCGTTTACCCTGCGTCAGCTCCCTCGTCTTTTTCCTGGGTCCCTCAAAAATTAGAGGGCTCGACTTTAAAAACTGTTCTGAATCTTTCCTCGCAAGCAACACCGAAAAATTTAGAAATCTTTCCTGAAGATGGCGAAAGCTTTAAAGCCTCCGCACCAGAGTTAATCCCAGAGGGCAACAACTTCGAAATCAACCTAGCTTTGCAAGATACTTCCAAAACCGATTTTGAAGGTGCACGCTTTCTTCTTGTCACTGAAAACGCGGACGGAAAAAAGCAGGGCTACGAAATCTCTTTGCAAAAAACCGCTCCCGCTTCATTGGGATTTGTCGTGCTGTGGGCTTTGCTGGGTGGATTTATTTTAAACTTTATGCCTTGTGTGTTTCCCGTTTTATCCATCAAAGTTTTAAGCTTCTTAGGTCCGGATAAAAATGCACAAAGTCTGCGAACTTCGGGTCTGTTTTACACTTTAGGCGTCATGATGTCTTTTTTAATTCTCGGCGGAGCATTGATGCTTTTACGCGCCGGTGGTGAGCAGATTGGTTGGGGTTTCCAATTGCAATCTCCCGTTATCGCTGCGGGCATTTCTATTTTGTTTTTCTGGTTAGGTCTTAATTTTTTAGGCACATTTGAGATTGGACAGTCGTTAACTTATCTTGGCGCAAAGAAAACCTCTTCAGATCGCGCGGGTTCCTTCCTAACAGGAGTGCTTGCCACTGTGGTCGCTACTCCCTGCACGGCACCGTTCATGGGCGCGGCCCTTGGAGCTTCACTGGCAATGCCAGCCGCAAGCACATTGCTTGTCTTTGCAGGACTGGGTTTGGGAATGGCTTTGCCATTCTTTATTCTGGCTTACTTTCCAAAAACAATTCAGTACCTTCCGAAGCCTGGCGCCTGGATGGAAAAACTTAAAGAGTTTTTAGCCTTCCCACTTTTTGCAACGGTGCTTTGGCTGCTATGGGTCTTGTCACATCAAGTGACCATCGCGAGTTTACTTTTCTTATTAGGAATTTATTTGTTCATCGCCTTGTGGATTTGGACTTCGCGCCAGGTTCGCAATGAAAGATGGAAACAAATTCTTTTGCTTCTGGGATTTCTATTTTCATTCGCCGTCTTAGTCTTAATGCCACAAGAATCTGTCACAAGTATGAAAGCCTCTCAAGACGAGGCTTGGAAAACTTTCAGTAAAGAATCCATCGCAGAAGATATCGCCCAAGGAAAAGCCGTCTTTATCGACTTCACCGCCGCTTGGTGCATCACTTGTCAGGTGAATAAGAAACTCGTTCTTCACACCTCTGAGATTCAAAGCGCTTTTACTGCGAATGCAGTGCAACTTTATAAAGCAGATTGGACCGATAAGAATCCCGCTATCACCGACGCATTAGCGGGATATGGTCGGAATTCCCTGCCTCTTTATGTTTATTATGCTGCCGGTTCTCAGAAACCGCAGATTTTGCCCGAGATTTTAACCAAAGGAATTATCTTAGAACTTTTTAACAAGGAGAAAGAACAATGA
- a CDS encoding lactonase family protein — protein MKHIILKIGMGLTILGLVACSGGGSGKKIIGQDQFVYVLTRDDSKIHEYHLSKEGVLTALTTPTVATGTMPSFMVMDQAQQFLYVANEYDGTVSQFKVGADGVLSELAAAISTEDMPVHLAISPDGKFLYASSMTEPNITRFAIAADGTLSLSGLIPYADASLGVHFSPSGEFAYVISHYTDSISQFRLQSDGSFQALTPASVQAESCPSGPVGITQLTQGSFLYAASCWTDLVESFAIGSDGTLNKKATIATGAAPQGLLISGSQMFVANAGSSDISLYSIQQDGSLIHQSPTSVSAGVAPVGMAVNATSTFAYVVDSGADQILRFKISSQGLIKDDTFSVGTGGYPVQILMK, from the coding sequence ATGAAGCACATTATTTTAAAAATAGGGATGGGACTGACAATTCTTGGTTTGGTGGCCTGCAGTGGCGGTGGAAGTGGAAAGAAGATTATCGGTCAAGATCAGTTTGTCTATGTATTAACCCGCGATGACAGCAAGATTCATGAATATCATCTTTCTAAAGAAGGTGTGCTGACAGCATTGACGACTCCTACAGTCGCCACGGGAACCATGCCGTCATTCATGGTCATGGATCAAGCCCAGCAGTTTTTATACGTAGCGAACGAATACGACGGAACCGTTTCGCAGTTTAAAGTGGGTGCTGATGGAGTGTTAAGCGAATTAGCCGCCGCGATTTCCACGGAAGATATGCCGGTGCATCTTGCGATAAGTCCTGACGGAAAATTTCTCTATGCTTCCAGTATGACTGAGCCCAATATCACGCGTTTTGCGATAGCTGCTGACGGGACTTTGAGTCTTAGTGGCTTGATTCCTTACGCAGATGCCTCTTTAGGAGTTCACTTCTCACCTTCGGGCGAGTTTGCATACGTCATTAGTCATTACACGGATTCGATCTCTCAGTTTCGTTTGCAGTCTGACGGAAGTTTTCAAGCTTTGACGCCGGCATCGGTTCAAGCTGAAAGCTGTCCTTCGGGTCCTGTAGGTATCACTCAACTTACGCAAGGATCTTTTTTATATGCGGCAAGTTGCTGGACAGACTTAGTGGAATCTTTTGCGATTGGAAGTGATGGCACTTTGAACAAAAAAGCAACCATTGCAACGGGAGCGGCTCCGCAAGGTTTGCTCATTTCAGGAAGTCAGATGTTTGTAGCAAACGCAGGGAGCAGTGATATTTCTTTGTACTCTATCCAGCAGGATGGATCTTTGATTCATCAGTCGCCGACTTCGGTGTCTGCGGGTGTTGCTCCCGTGGGTATGGCAGTGAATGCAACAAGCACCTTTGCCTATGTTGTTGATTCTGGTGCTGATCAAATCCTCCGCTTTAAAATTTCTAGCCAAGGCTTGATTAAGGACGACACTTTTTCAGTCGGGACGGGTGGGTATCCCGTGCAAATATTGATGAAGTGA